From the Chitinivorax tropicus genome, the window GATGGGCCGGTTCGCCCCTCGCCATTTTTCAGCAAAGAGCAGATGCCCAACATCGGCAGTGATCATGTTGCCTTTTTCCTGCTGGGCCATGGCTTGAAGGATCGCAAGATCACCATGCTGCGCGAGGTTTACGATGCCCATGCGGATACCGGCCATGATATGTTGAAACATGACGGGCAGGAGTGCGGCTTGGTGGTGAAAGGGCGCATCGAGCTGACGGTGGATGGGCAGGTGCAGATTCTCAGCGAGGGCGACGGATTCTATTTCGACTCGCAATTGCCCCACCGTTTTCGTAACCCTGATCAGGAACCTTGTGA encodes:
- a CDS encoding cupin domain-containing protein, with translation MSVEVAQRLRLIRERFGLSQRELAKRAGVTNSTISLIEQNRVSPSVSSLKKVLDGVPMSLAEFFTFDVDGPVRPSPFFSKEQMPNIGSDHVAFFLLGHGLKDRKITMLREVYDAHADTGHDMLKHDGQECGLVVKGRIELTVDGQVQILSEGDGFYFDSQLPHRFRNPDQEPCEIVSANSLPSF